Proteins found in one Terribacillus sp. DMT04 genomic segment:
- the gpmI gene encoding 2,3-bisphosphoglycerate-independent phosphoglycerate mutase, translated as MSQDKLAALIILDGFGIRDEEKGNAVKHAKKPNFDRYWNKYPHNQLEACGEAVGLPEGQMGNSEVGHLNIGAGRIVYQSLTRVNKSIKEGDFYDNDVLVKAIQHAKKNDKSLHLFGLLSNGGVHSHIEHLFALLELAKKHDLEKVYIHGFLDGRDVGQRSAKEFIDQTEDKMKELGVGKIATLTGRYYSMDRDKRWDRVEKAYDAMVYGEGPAYSNPYDVIEDSYKNEIYDEFVLPSVITEENGEPVAKIEDDDAIIFYNFRPDRAIQISRTFANKDFRDFDRGEHPPTINHFVCMTNFSETVDGDVAYKPVNLDNTVGEVLSQNNIKQLRIAETEKYPHVTFFMSGGREEEFPGEDRILIDSPKVATYDLQPEMSAYEVTDALLDDLDQDKHQAIILNFANPDMVGHSGMLEPTVKAIEAVDECLGKIVDKIIEKGGHAIITADHGNSDEVVTMDDKAMTAHTTNPVPVIVTKEGAELRSGGILADLSPTLLDLLDVKKPEEMTGSSLIKK; from the coding sequence ATGAGTCAGGACAAACTAGCAGCCCTTATTATCCTTGACGGATTCGGTATCCGTGATGAGGAAAAGGGAAATGCAGTAAAACATGCCAAAAAGCCAAACTTTGACCGTTACTGGAACAAGTACCCGCATAACCAATTGGAAGCTTGCGGAGAGGCTGTTGGCTTGCCTGAAGGTCAAATGGGTAACTCCGAGGTAGGACATTTGAACATTGGTGCCGGCCGCATCGTCTATCAAAGTCTGACTCGCGTAAACAAATCCATTAAAGAAGGCGACTTCTATGATAACGATGTGCTTGTGAAAGCTATCCAGCATGCGAAAAAGAACGACAAGAGTCTGCACCTCTTCGGTCTTTTATCCAACGGAGGCGTACACAGTCATATTGAGCATCTGTTTGCACTCTTAGAACTTGCGAAAAAGCATGACTTAGAGAAAGTTTATATTCATGGCTTCCTCGATGGCCGTGACGTTGGTCAGCGCAGTGCAAAAGAATTTATTGATCAAACAGAAGATAAGATGAAAGAGCTGGGCGTTGGTAAGATTGCGACACTAACAGGTCGCTATTATTCAATGGACCGTGACAAACGCTGGGATCGTGTGGAAAAGGCGTATGATGCCATGGTTTATGGAGAGGGACCTGCTTACAGCAATCCTTATGATGTTATTGAAGATTCTTATAAAAATGAAATCTACGATGAATTCGTGCTGCCATCTGTTATAACAGAGGAGAACGGAGAGCCGGTAGCGAAAATAGAAGATGATGACGCGATCATCTTTTACAATTTCCGTCCGGATCGTGCTATCCAGATTTCGCGTACATTCGCAAACAAAGATTTTCGTGACTTTGACCGCGGCGAACATCCGCCGACAATCAATCACTTCGTCTGCATGACGAATTTCAGTGAAACAGTAGACGGCGATGTAGCTTACAAACCGGTCAACTTAGACAACACGGTTGGGGAAGTGCTTTCCCAAAACAACATCAAACAGCTGCGAATTGCAGAAACTGAGAAGTATCCGCATGTCACATTCTTTATGAGCGGCGGCCGCGAAGAAGAGTTTCCTGGTGAGGATCGCATCTTGATTGACAGCCCGAAAGTGGCGACATATGACTTGCAGCCTGAAATGAGTGCCTATGAAGTGACGGACGCGTTGCTTGATGACTTGGATCAGGACAAACACCAGGCCATTATTTTGAACTTCGCTAATCCCGATATGGTTGGACATTCCGGTATGCTGGAACCGACTGTAAAAGCAATTGAAGCAGTAGACGAGTGCCTCGGCAAGATCGTTGACAAAATCATAGAAAAAGGCGGTCATGCTATTATCACTGCAGATCATGGTAACTCTGATGAGGTCGTGACGATGGATGATAAAGCAATGACAGCCCACACAACGAATCCTGTACCAGTTATTGTGACAAAAGAAGGCGCAGAACTCCGCAGCGGCGGTATTCTAGCTGATTTGTCTCCAACATTGCTTGATCTTCTAGATGTGAAGAAACCAGAAGAAATGACTGGAAGCAGCTTAATTAAAAAATAA
- the tpiA gene encoding triose-phosphate isomerase → MRKNVIAGNWKMNKTLSEAEEFIEATKTKVPSSDKAESIVCAPALYLTELVKRTEGTDLKIAAQTMHYEENGAFTGEISPAALKSIGVTYAVIGHSERREYYNETDETVNKKTHAAFQYGITPIVCIGETLEEREADKTNEVVGGQVEKALEGLSAEQVSKLILAYEPVWAIGTGKTATAQQANEVCAFIRNVVKEKVSAEAADAVRIQYGGSVKPANVDELLSESDIDGALVGGASLEAESFLALVEAGAK, encoded by the coding sequence ATGCGTAAAAACGTCATCGCAGGAAATTGGAAAATGAATAAAACACTTTCTGAAGCAGAGGAATTCATCGAAGCAACGAAAACGAAGGTTCCTTCCAGCGACAAAGCGGAATCGATTGTTTGTGCACCAGCTTTGTACTTGACTGAGCTAGTGAAACGTACGGAAGGAACAGATTTAAAAATCGCAGCTCAAACAATGCATTATGAAGAAAACGGAGCTTTTACAGGTGAAATCAGCCCAGCAGCTCTAAAAAGCATTGGCGTTACGTATGCTGTAATCGGTCACTCTGAGCGTCGTGAATATTACAATGAGACAGATGAAACTGTAAACAAAAAAACGCACGCAGCTTTCCAGTATGGTATTACACCAATCGTCTGCATCGGTGAAACGCTTGAAGAGCGCGAAGCTGATAAAACAAATGAAGTTGTTGGCGGTCAAGTAGAGAAAGCCTTAGAAGGTCTTTCTGCTGAACAAGTAAGCAAACTTATTCTTGCTTATGAGCCAGTATGGGCAATTGGTACAGGCAAAACAGCAACAGCGCAGCAAGCAAATGAAGTTTGTGCGTTTATCCGCAATGTTGTAAAAGAGAAAGTATCTGCAGAAGCAGCTGATGCTGTACGCATCCAATACGGGGGAAGCGTAAAGCCAGCAAATGTAGATGAATTACTTTCTGAATCTGATATCGACGGCGCTCTAGTCGGCGGTGCAAGCCTGGAAGCGGAATCCTTCCTAGCGCTTGTGGAGGCTGGTGCAAAATGA
- the pgk gene encoding phosphoglycerate kinase, protein MNKKSIRDIDVAGKSVFCRVDFNVPMENGTVTDDTRIKAALPTIKHLVEKGAKVILASHLGRPKGEAKDELRLDPVAQRLSDLLDKEVSKTDQVHGKEVDEAIANLADGEVLLIENVRFEPGEEKNDPELAKAFASMADVYVNDAFGAAHRAHASTEGVAKHLPAVAGLLLERELEVLGKSLSDPEHPFTAIIGGAKVKDKIGVIDNLLDKVDNLIIGGGLAYTFVKAQGYEIGKSLLEEDKIDLAKKFMQKAKDKGVNMVMPVDVIVADDFSEDANKKEVAIDAIPADWEALDIGPKTREKYQQIVKESKLIIWNGPMGVFELNAFAGGTKAVGEALAEGEGFSIIGGGDSAAAVEKFGLADKMDHISTGGGASLEFMEGKELPGVAALNDK, encoded by the coding sequence ATGAACAAGAAATCTATCCGCGATATCGATGTAGCCGGCAAAAGTGTTTTCTGCCGTGTGGATTTCAACGTACCAATGGAGAATGGCACAGTAACTGATGATACACGGATCAAGGCTGCCCTTCCGACAATCAAGCATCTTGTCGAAAAAGGAGCTAAAGTAATACTTGCCAGCCACCTTGGACGTCCGAAAGGCGAAGCGAAGGACGAATTACGTTTGGATCCGGTAGCACAGCGTCTTAGTGACCTCTTAGATAAAGAAGTTAGCAAAACAGACCAAGTGCATGGTAAAGAAGTAGATGAAGCAATTGCTAATTTAGCTGATGGGGAAGTACTTCTTATTGAAAATGTCCGCTTCGAGCCTGGCGAAGAGAAAAATGACCCTGAACTTGCTAAAGCATTTGCATCCATGGCGGATGTTTATGTGAATGATGCATTCGGTGCTGCACACCGTGCACATGCATCTACTGAAGGCGTAGCAAAGCATTTGCCAGCTGTAGCAGGTCTATTGCTGGAGCGTGAGCTAGAGGTTCTTGGTAAGTCACTATCTGATCCGGAACATCCGTTTACTGCTATTATTGGCGGAGCGAAAGTAAAAGATAAGATCGGTGTTATCGACAACTTGCTTGATAAAGTCGATAATCTAATTATCGGCGGCGGTCTTGCTTATACATTCGTGAAAGCACAAGGCTATGAAATTGGTAAATCCTTGCTAGAAGAAGATAAAATCGATTTGGCGAAGAAATTCATGCAAAAAGCGAAAGACAAAGGTGTCAATATGGTGATGCCTGTCGATGTTATTGTTGCAGATGATTTTTCCGAAGATGCCAATAAAAAAGAAGTAGCGATTGATGCGATTCCAGCTGACTGGGAAGCACTTGATATCGGACCGAAAACACGTGAAAAATATCAGCAAATCGTGAAAGAATCTAAATTGATTATCTGGAACGGACCAATGGGTGTGTTCGAATTGAACGCATTTGCTGGCGGTACAAAAGCAGTCGGTGAAGCATTAGCCGAAGGGGAAGGCTTCTCCATCATCGGCGGCGGTGACTCAGCAGCAGCAGTAGAGAAGTTCGGTCTTGCTGACAAGATGGATCACATCTCAACTGGCGGCGGTGCCAGCCTTGAGTTCATGGAAGGTAAAGAACTCCCAGGTGTAGCAGCATTAAACGACAAATAA
- a CDS encoding manganese catalase family protein yields the protein MFYHVKQLQYNAKPTRPDPVYAKKLQEVLGGQFGEISVMMQYMFQGWNCRAEGKYKDMLLDIATEEIAHVEMLATMIAQLLDGAPAHTQDEAAKDPVVEAVLGGMNPQHAIVGGLGAKPDDSTGYPWTARYVVSSGNLLADFRANLNAESQGRLQVCRLYEMTTDPGVRDMLSFLIARDTMHQNQWMAAIEELESTQGAIVPSTFNQEAEKQEVSYSFMNFSEGEDSKSGRWANGPTLDVQATFEYDAAPKPMGKIPILQPGPAYMHGTPPEDLRIQRGAGKMEPPGQG from the coding sequence ATGTTTTATCATGTCAAACAACTGCAATATAATGCGAAACCTACGCGTCCAGACCCAGTTTATGCAAAGAAATTACAAGAAGTACTGGGCGGACAGTTCGGTGAAATTTCTGTCATGATGCAGTATATGTTCCAAGGTTGGAACTGTCGTGCAGAAGGAAAATACAAAGATATGCTATTAGATATTGCGACAGAAGAGATTGCACATGTGGAAATGCTTGCAACGATGATTGCACAGCTGCTTGATGGAGCACCTGCTCACACACAGGATGAGGCAGCAAAAGATCCCGTAGTAGAAGCAGTTTTAGGTGGTATGAATCCCCAGCATGCAATTGTTGGTGGTTTAGGAGCCAAACCGGATGATAGTACAGGGTATCCATGGACAGCACGTTACGTTGTTTCCAGCGGCAACTTGCTGGCAGACTTTCGGGCGAACTTGAATGCCGAATCACAAGGACGTCTGCAAGTATGCCGGCTTTATGAAATGACGACAGATCCAGGCGTCCGGGACATGCTTTCCTTCTTAATTGCCAGAGATACGATGCATCAGAATCAGTGGATGGCAGCAATTGAAGAATTGGAATCTACACAAGGAGCAATTGTTCCGAGCACGTTTAACCAAGAAGCCGAAAAACAAGAAGTGTCTTATTCGTTTATGAATTTCTCAGAGGGAGAAGACAGCAAGAGCGGTCGCTGGGCAAATGGACCAACGCTTGATGTACAAGCAACATTCGAATACGATGCAGCACCAAAGCCGATGGGAAAAATTCCTATTCTGCAGCCGGGACCTGCTTATATGCATGGAACGCCGCCTGAAGATTTGCGCATACAGCGGGGCGCAGGGAAGATGGAACCGCCAGGGCAAGGGTAA
- a CDS encoding sugar-binding transcriptional regulator: MRSIIDLQKKLFPEVLTIMQRRYAILQFVKTMGPLGRRTLAENMNLAERVVRGEIEFLQSQGLIYTTTKGVQITEEGLDVHEQLKTFMLEASEISVLEQRVRETLGIDNCIVVPGDSDTQDWVKQEMGKRCAQLLEKMLHPNCTVAVTGGTTMAALAAAMPPIHTAENVMFVPARGGIGEQVENEANTICAAMAKRARSQYRLLYVPDPIGEESYQTIIEEPSVKEVLSIINRSDIVIHGIGDAMTMAKRRRTPEPLVEQIKSGVAVSEAFGYYFDAEGNVVHRVRTVGLQLEDLDRAESVIAIAGGASKARAIASYFKLGRNNILVTDEAAANQLIKGE, from the coding sequence ATGCGATCGATAATTGATCTACAAAAAAAGCTATTTCCAGAAGTGCTGACAATTATGCAGCGAAGATACGCTATCCTGCAGTTTGTCAAAACGATGGGGCCGCTGGGACGTCGCACACTTGCTGAAAACATGAATCTTGCAGAACGGGTAGTAAGAGGTGAAATAGAGTTCTTGCAAAGCCAAGGATTGATCTACACGACAACAAAGGGAGTGCAGATTACCGAGGAAGGACTTGATGTTCACGAGCAATTGAAAACATTTATGCTCGAAGCCTCTGAAATAAGTGTTTTGGAACAGCGTGTACGGGAAACACTAGGAATAGATAATTGTATAGTAGTCCCCGGTGATAGTGACACCCAGGATTGGGTAAAACAAGAGATGGGAAAACGTTGCGCACAGCTTCTGGAGAAGATGCTGCACCCGAATTGTACGGTTGCAGTTACAGGAGGCACAACGATGGCAGCGCTGGCAGCGGCCATGCCGCCGATCCATACAGCAGAGAATGTGATGTTCGTACCTGCACGCGGAGGTATTGGTGAGCAGGTGGAAAACGAAGCGAACACAATTTGTGCTGCGATGGCTAAGCGAGCTCGAAGTCAGTATCGGCTGCTGTATGTTCCTGATCCAATCGGGGAAGAATCTTATCAGACAATTATTGAGGAACCTTCCGTTAAGGAAGTTCTGTCCATCATCAACCGTTCAGACATAGTTATTCACGGTATCGGTGACGCCATGACGATGGCGAAACGAAGACGAACGCCTGAGCCGCTTGTTGAGCAAATTAAGAGCGGTGTCGCAGTGAGTGAGGCATTTGGTTATTACTTTGATGCTGAGGGGAATGTTGTTCATCGTGTGCGCACGGTTGGACTGCAGCTGGAGGACTTAGATAGAGCGGAAAGTGTAATAGCTATTGCAGGCGGTGCCTCGAAAGCTCGTGCAATTGCCTCCTATTTCAAACTAGGACGAAATAATATTCTAGTAACGGATGAGGCGGCAGCGAACCAGTTAATAAAGGGAGAATAA
- the gap gene encoding type I glyceraldehyde-3-phosphate dehydrogenase, translating into MTVKIGINGFGRIGRNVFRQTLANDQAEVVAINDLTDANMLAHLLKYDSVHGILDAEVSVNGSNLVVNGKEIKVLSERDPANLGWGDLGVEVVVESTGIFTNGEDAKKHVEAGAKKVIISAPAKGEDLTVVMGVNEGSYNPAEHTIISNASCTTNCLAPVAKVLHDKFGIKRGLVNTVHAYTGDQQVHDMPHKDYRRARAAGENIIPTTTGAAKAVALVLPELKGKLNGAAMRVPVKDVSLIDLVAEFDQDVTAEQVNAALKEAAEGELSHVLGYSEEPLVSSDYIGNRNSSTVDALSTMVLEDNMVKVVSWYDNEMGYSTRCVDLAVFLKSQGI; encoded by the coding sequence ATGACAGTAAAAATTGGTATTAACGGTTTTGGACGTATTGGACGTAACGTATTCCGTCAGACGCTTGCTAACGATCAAGCAGAGGTGGTTGCCATCAACGACCTTACAGATGCGAATATGCTTGCCCATTTGTTAAAGTACGATTCTGTACACGGTATCCTTGATGCAGAAGTATCTGTTAACGGCTCTAACTTAGTTGTTAACGGCAAAGAGATCAAAGTTCTTTCTGAGCGCGATCCTGCAAACCTTGGCTGGGGAGATCTTGGTGTAGAAGTAGTAGTAGAATCTACTGGTATTTTCACAAATGGTGAAGATGCGAAGAAACACGTTGAAGCAGGAGCGAAAAAAGTTATCATCTCTGCACCAGCTAAAGGCGAAGACCTTACTGTCGTAATGGGTGTTAACGAAGGCAGCTACAATCCAGCTGAACACACAATTATCTCCAACGCTTCTTGTACGACTAACTGTCTGGCGCCGGTTGCAAAAGTACTTCATGACAAATTCGGTATTAAGCGCGGTCTTGTAAACACAGTGCACGCTTACACTGGAGATCAGCAAGTTCACGATATGCCTCACAAAGACTACCGTCGCGCACGTGCTGCAGGAGAAAATATCATTCCTACAACTACAGGTGCTGCAAAAGCTGTAGCTTTGGTACTACCTGAACTTAAAGGTAAATTGAACGGCGCTGCAATGCGCGTACCTGTTAAAGACGTTTCTCTTATCGACTTAGTTGCTGAATTCGATCAAGACGTAACAGCAGAACAAGTAAATGCTGCACTTAAAGAAGCTGCAGAAGGCGAACTTAGCCACGTACTAGGCTACTCTGAAGAGCCGCTTGTATCTTCCGACTACATCGGAAACAGAAACTCTTCTACAGTAGACGCACTTTCAACTATGGTATTGGAAGATAACATGGTGAAAGTTGTATCTTGGTACGATAACGAAATGGGTTACTCCACTCGTTGTGTAGATTTGGCTGTATTCTTGAAAAGCCAAGGCATCTAA
- a CDS encoding MATE family efflux transporter, with protein MGHPTSTASEQTLFRISWPLFIELALHMGMGIVATLMLSHYSDLAAAGVGVANQLISIFILVFNVTSIASMIIIGQKLGAEDLAKARQTARTAFGMNFWFGLIVSAVVVLFGSAFLSFFDLKGDTLAYATTFVQICGASLFLESLSLTLSAILRANGRTKVSMVVAVLMNVLSVLGYLVAIFGLFGMPITGVVGVSWTIVIARIFAVVVLFYFVYRYLAIRFTGTHLIKLHVQDIKDILVIGVPSAAENLSYQYSQIVITAIVANFGDASLAARVYINNISMLCYLFTLSIAEGTQLLVSRYIGGKQYDRALKRGLRTLKIAMVASFIVSMGFALTGAPILQMFTADPAILAVGIPILWAVAFTEPGRAMNIVLMSSLKSAGDAKFPAVIGVISMWGIAVLLSYVLGVSFGYGLLGVWIAMGVDEWFRGIFAYRRWRSRPWEKKEKAAVPETAIS; from the coding sequence TTGGGTCATCCAACTTCTACTGCTTCTGAGCAAACATTGTTTCGTATCTCCTGGCCGCTGTTTATTGAATTAGCACTTCATATGGGAATGGGTATTGTTGCTACACTGATGCTGAGTCATTACTCAGATTTAGCTGCTGCCGGAGTCGGCGTAGCCAATCAGCTGATTAGCATTTTTATTTTGGTTTTTAACGTCACGTCAATTGCTTCTATGATTATTATCGGCCAGAAGCTCGGTGCAGAAGATTTGGCAAAAGCCCGGCAGACTGCCCGGACAGCTTTTGGCATGAACTTCTGGTTCGGTTTGATTGTTTCTGCTGTCGTCGTCCTTTTTGGTTCGGCATTTCTAAGTTTCTTCGATTTGAAAGGTGATACGCTTGCTTACGCGACCACCTTTGTGCAAATATGCGGTGCTTCCCTGTTCTTAGAATCTTTGTCCTTGACGCTAAGTGCGATTCTTCGTGCGAATGGCCGGACAAAAGTATCTATGGTTGTCGCTGTTTTAATGAATGTGTTGAGTGTGCTTGGTTATTTGGTTGCGATATTTGGTTTGTTTGGGATGCCAATTACAGGTGTTGTCGGTGTATCCTGGACAATTGTAATTGCGCGTATCTTCGCCGTTGTTGTCCTGTTTTATTTTGTGTATCGCTACTTGGCAATTCGTTTTACAGGTACACATTTGATTAAACTGCATGTGCAAGACATTAAGGACATCCTTGTTATCGGTGTTCCGTCAGCAGCGGAGAACTTGTCTTATCAATATTCGCAAATTGTCATTACTGCAATTGTTGCGAACTTTGGTGATGCTTCTCTGGCAGCGCGTGTGTACATTAATAATATTTCCATGCTTTGCTATTTATTTACTTTATCTATCGCAGAAGGTACCCAGCTGCTAGTATCCCGTTATATTGGAGGCAAACAATATGACCGGGCGCTGAAACGCGGATTACGAACATTGAAGATAGCTATGGTTGCTTCGTTTATCGTGTCCATGGGCTTTGCGTTAACAGGTGCACCAATCTTACAAATGTTCACGGCTGATCCTGCTATTTTAGCTGTTGGTATTCCAATTCTTTGGGCAGTGGCTTTTACTGAACCAGGACGTGCGATGAACATCGTCTTGATGAGCTCACTTAAATCAGCTGGAGATGCGAAATTCCCGGCTGTTATCGGTGTGATTAGTATGTGGGGAATTGCCGTTCTGTTGAGCTATGTACTCGGCGTCTCCTTTGGTTACGGATTATTAGGTGTCTGGATTGCAATGGGCGTGGATGAATGGTTCCGCGGAATCTTTGCATATCGCAGATGGCGCTCTCGTCCATGGGAGAAAAAAGAAAAAGCGGCTGTTCCGGAAACGGCAATCTCATAA